In Synergistaceae bacterium, the genomic window TCATCAGGAAAAATTTATAAACGGGCGAATCTTTGTGCGTACTTCAGGGACAGAGCCGTTATTAAGGATTCTTGTAGAAGCTCCGGAGTCTAGTTTGGTCGAAGAAGTATCGAATTTATTAGCTGCTGAAATGAAGAAATATGCGTAAATAATCATGAAGTTTTGCGAAAACCCCCGGCGATTCAGGCGGGGGAGTTCTCATGTTGAGAAACTGGATTAATTTCCTAAACGCTTTCATGATAACACGAAAAATTTATTACCCTTTACTGTATGATAGAATAATAAATAGTTCGTGAAGTTTTACGAATTAGGAGGACCCCTGACAGCTTTGGCGGGGGGTTGTCGCTGAGAAAACTTCCATCTTTCCCCGCCTGAAATAAAAAGGGGTGAGAATTATGAGGGGATGGACTCAGTTCATCAACGCGCTTGCCAATTTAATAAAGGCGATTGCTGCACTCATAACTTCAATAAAGAAGTAAATGTATCCTAAACCGAAATCTGGTAATTTTCTTCGTCGGTTGAGGGTGCAACCTTAGCCGACAGCCAGATTATTTTGTCCGTTGTCCTCCCGGACGCTTTTATTATAACACGGAGGATAATATTATTTATGCTTAAAACATTTAGAGTTCAGGAAGCTAAACCCGATGACGCTATGAAAGGTCTTGCCCGCATTCATAATGATGACATGAGAGCATTAAATTTGTCAGAAGGTGACTTAATCGAGCTTACAGGCTCAAAAACTACTCCAGCGCGAGTCAGATCAAGTGATGATATTGAGTCGGGAATAATTCAGATTGACGGCCTAATACGCGAAAATGCCGGAGTCTCTCTCGACGAAAATATTAATCTCGAAAGCAGCATTATTTATCACTTTGCAGGTAGCATAACTCTTCAGCCATTAATCAAACCCGACGCTGACGAGAGTTATATACTTTCACTCTTGGAAGCTCAAGCAGTCAGAACCGGCGACAGAGTCAGATTAAACCTTTTCGGGACTAGAACATGTGATTTTCTCGTTACGTCAACAACCCCCGACGGCACAGTCATAATTAACAAATCTACATATTTAAATTTGCTCAAGCCTTTAGAGATCAACGCACACAAAATTTCATATGAGGACATCGGCGGACTCTCTTCACAAATTCGCAAAGTCCGTGAAATGATAGAGCTTCCCCTACGTTTTCCGCAAGTCTTTGAACGTCTAGGAATCCAGCCCCCTCGCGGTGTGTTGCTTTATGGCCCTCCCGGAACTGGTAAAACTGTAATTGCCCGCGCCGTAGCAAATGAGACTGACGCATGGTTTACTCACATATCAGGCCCGGAGATTATTGGCAAATTCTACGGTGAAAGCGAAGAAAGACTCCGCAAAATTTTCGAGGAAGCTCAAGACCGCGCACCATCAATTATATTTATTGATGAAATTGACGCAATCGCACCTAAACGCGCTGACATGGGCGGAGAAAAACAAGTTGAACGCCGAGTCGTTGCCCAGTTGTTAGCACTAATGGACGGCCTTAAATCACGCGGACAATTAATCGTAATCGGTGCTACAAATATCCCTAATTCTTTAGATCCTGCTTTGAGAAGGCCCGGAAGATTTGACCGTGAAATTTCGATTCCTATTCCTGATAGAAACGGGCGACTCGAAATATTAAAGATTCATACTCGCGGAATGCCTTTAGCGCAAGACGTTGACTTGATGAAAATAGCTGACCTTTCACACGGTTATGTAGGCGCAGACTTGGAAGCACTCGCGAAAGAAGCTGCTATGTCGTGCGTTCGTGATATTTTGCCGATGATAAATTTTTCGAGTCAGTTAATCCCATATGAGAAAATTGCAAAGCTCGAAGTTACTCACAAACATTTTATGAATGCACTATTAGAGACTAACCCAAGCGCGACTCGTGAGGTCTTTGTTGAGGTTCCTGACGTAAAATTTTCTGATTTGGGCGGACTCGATGAAATAAAGCAGCAATTAATTAACGCAGTCAGACAGCCTATCGACCACACAGAAATTTTTTCACAATATAATATAAGCCAAGTTCACGGAATTTTATTATACGGCCCTGTAGGTGTCGGCAAAACTTCACTGGTTAAGGCACTCGCACACGAAAGCGGACTCAATTTCATAAACGTACAAAGCGCAAATTTATTATCCCGTTATCAGGGCGACTCAGAACGCGCGCTAAAAAATATTTTCAGAGTGGCAAAGCAGGCAGCACCCTCGATTATATTTCTTGATGGGATTGATACGCTTTTCCCGGAAAAAACTAGCGACTCACAGACTCTCAAGGGACAATTTATGACGGAAATGGACTCAATCGCTGAAACCGGCGGCGTTACTGTCATTGCTGCTACTGACAATCCGAGGGGACTCGACAAAAGTTTATTCATGCCGTCAGTATTCGATTTGCGCATAAAAGTTTCTGTACCCGACATTAACGAACGCGAGGAAATTTTTAGACTCTCACTCGAAAATAAGCCGTTAGATTCTGATATAAATTTTGCAGAACTC contains:
- a CDS encoding RluA family pseudouridine synthase codes for the protein MLKTFRVQEAKPDDAMKGLARIHNDDMRALNLSEGDLIELTGSKTTPARVRSSDDIESGIIQIDGLIRENAGVSLDENINLESSIIYHFAGSITLQPLIKPDADESYILSLLEAQAVRTGDRVRLNLFGTRTCDFLVTSTTPDGTVIINKSTYLNLLKPLEINAHKISYEDIGGLSSQIRKVREMIELPLRFPQVFERLGIQPPRGVLLYGPPGTGKTVIARAVANETDAWFTHISGPEIIGKFYGESEERLRKIFEEAQDRAPSIIFIDEIDAIAPKRADMGGEKQVERRVVAQLLALMDGLKSRGQLIVIGATNIPNSLDPALRRPGRFDREISIPIPDRNGRLEILKIHTRGMPLAQDVDLMKIADLSHGYVGADLEALAKEAAMSCVRDILPMINFSSQLIPYEKIAKLEVTHKHFMNALLETNPSATREVFVEVPDVKFSDLGGLDEIKQQLINAVRQPIDHTEIFSQYNISQVHGILLYGPVGVGKTSLVKALAHESGLNFINVQSANLLSRYQGDSERALKNIFRVAKQAAPSIIFLDGIDTLFPEKTSDSQTLKGQFMTEMDSIAETGGVTVIAATDNPRGLDKSLFMPSVFDLRIKVSVPDINEREEIFRLSLENKPLDSDINFAELAESTEGLTGGDIKYICRSAIMEALNNDSENFIIKRENFDEHIESFSDVIAKRRETLEQEKAKENAVEISAEIGYPRLDIFLAEKLGLSRTSIQRILKRGGVSFNGDLHLKGSMKVSPGDKFLVQVPESENLTVLEGEDVPFDIIYEDEHLIIVNKPAGIVVHPGTGNWHGTLIQGLVKRYPEMKSMDGFMRPGIVSRLDMGTSGLMVVARNQDSFLLLQKMFASREVDKRYIALIHGHLAQPEGILSGPIDVDPNDPLKRVVIEGGKPAITGYKVIKEAEKFSLVECKLYTGRTHQIRVHMSAAGCPLYGDFTYGAQEKFMNRVFLHSWKLSFIHPITGQELKFRQNIPEEFINLLHTLNHGE